One Drosophila kikkawai strain 14028-0561.14 chromosome 3L, DkikHiC1v2, whole genome shotgun sequence genomic window carries:
- the LOC108086065 gene encoding AF4/FMR2 family member 1-like, with protein sequence MDGQGHPPTPAPTQDNSWMYCAVGELLQALHGAGPSQPRPGGSLAGPFRPRALPVDVAIDADSMEETNSGNHAGPRRPSTEGMPPLVPLLAGLIGPQRTPPEVVLRDDDEEDGHQHDGAGPHPAPLRGMPLQAPLRTGHLGPQAPPPEVAPHNGNDEEEVPRDDRFGPLRVDLTPPRPRDAPPGDRAPSADAEDAQNPAVSPPDDWFNFDHLVEDTLGELVDAFDTLDEAVMGLNQGGPSHGETPREEPQAVAALGPLGAAYDLVSDDEGRDNHTPRHYNPTGDDGEDSDATVLYDPTAEDSRDIRRRRTTPPHPSDNRAPPYMGEVEAALIECSGEIPVDVFDRGSGTNTASTISADEDEASREGRQSDASRPPCTGPADDASASKISADEDETSQDSGWSYAPRSPPPRWTPPSTTPLQSWAPATASRSRPPPPSYEEIFGLRPYPGPHATARCAAVAASRDPRPRLPTIAELAAEEARRRAEDLSEELGIPQMAQLPVGNPPVAQPPSNGPPPSPTPRRRARRRSAPWADSPPSSSDESSLDADEEALDPPRWVPAPVEWTTPNGTLPAALLRRIHGRLATLRRRTIRILEEKANQRFRVQINRSGKVIITLHPSRR encoded by the coding sequence ATGGACGGACAAGGCCATCCGCCGACTCCCGCCCCGACACAGGACAACTCGTGGATGTACTGTGCGGTTGGCGAGCTCCTACAGGCACTCCACGGCGCCGGCCCAAGTCAGCCACGTCCCGGCGGCAGCCTCGCCGGCCCCTTCCGGCCACGGGCTCTACCCGTCGACGTCGCCATCGACGCCGACAGCATGGAGGAGACGAACTCCGGCAACCACGCAGGGCCCCGTCGGCCCTCTACAGAGGGGATGCCACCCCTGGTGCCCCTGCTCGCCGGCCTCATTGGGCCTCAACGGACCCCTCCGGAAGTCGTTCTCCgcgacgatgacgaggaggatgGCCACCAACACGACGGCGCTGGACCCCACCCAGCACCCTTAAGGGGCATGCCGCTCCAGGCACCCCTGCGCACCGGCCACCTAGGGCCACAGGCGCCTCCTCCGGAAGTTGCCCCCCACAACGGCAATGACGAGGAAGAGGTGCCACGTGACGATCGTTTCGGACCCCTTCGGGTCGATCTGACTCCGCCCCGACCACGCGATGCTCCACCCGGAGATCGGGCACCCTCCGCCGACGCCGAGGACGCCCAGAACCCAGCCGTCTCCCCGCCAGACGACTGGTTCAATTTCGACCACCTGGTGGAAGACACCCTGGGAGAACTGGTTGACGCCTTCGACACCCTGGACGAGGCAGTTATGGGCCTCAACCAAGGTGGCCCATCCCACGGGGAAACCCCCAGAGAAGAGCCGCAGGCGGTCGCTGCTCTCGGACCTCTGGGCGCGGCGTACGACCTGGTCTCCGACGACGAGGGCCGTGACAACCACACACCTCGTCACTATAACCCAACCGGCGATGACGGCGAAGACAGCGACGCGACCGTCCTGTACGACCCCACCGCGGAAGACAGCCGTGACATACGGAGGAGGCGCACCACACCGCCGCACCCGAGCGACAACCGGGCCCCGCCGTACATGGGCGAGGTAGAAGCCGCCCTGATAGAATGCTCCGGAGAAATCCCGGTGGACGTATTCGACCGGGGAAGCGGCACCAACACCGCGTCAACCATCTcggccgacgaggacgaggccaGCCGGGAGGGCCGCCAGTCAGACGCCTCGCGACCTCCTTGCACCGGACCCGCCGATGACGCATCGGCATCGAAAATCTcggccgacgaggacgagaCTAGCCAGGACAGTGGCTGGTCCTACGCCCCGCGATCGCCACCCCCACGCTGGACTCCACCCAGCACCACGCCGCTACAAAGCTGGGCCCCAGCCACTGCCAGTCGCAGCCGACCCCCTCCGCCCTCCTACGAAGAAATATTTGGCTTGAGACCATACCCCGGTCCTCACGCTACCGCCCGATGCGCCGCGGTGGCCGCCAGTCGCGATCCTCGACCCCGCCTGCCCACCATTGCGGAGCTGGCCGCAGAAGAGGCGCGCCGAAGGGCGGAGGACCTCAGCGAGGAGCTCGGCATCCCGCAGATGGCCCAGTTGCCAGTCGGCAACCCACCGGTTGCCCAACCGCCGTCGAAtggcccaccaccatcaccGACCCCACGCCGCCGAGCCCGGCGCCGGAGCGCACCATGGGCAGACAGCCCGCCCAGCTCGTCCGACGAGTCATCATTGGACGCCGACGAGGAAGCCCTCGACCCTCCCCGCTGGGTACCGGCCCCAGTGGAGTGGACCACGCCCAACGGCACATTGCCAGCCGCCCTGCTCCGCCGGATTCACGGGCGCCTGGCGACGTTAAGACGACGGACAATCCGGATTCTGGAGGAGAAGGCGAATCAACGCTTCCGCGTCCAGATTAACCGCAGCGGGAAGGTGATCATCACTCTCCACCCCTCCCGAAGATAG
- the LOC138928440 gene encoding uncharacterized protein yields the protein MGVTWISYHKKMELETILGEFGLDRSGTVDEQRARLIAFSRQPNNSEEIQDRLDELERRFGNAPTGDVNTSPATGRRPKAEEPARSAHSPSEAGLGAILIDRMTKWGLSFDGTTDPLGFIEHIEERADTCRIDRRYLAQALVVLLAGRAESWFRTSGLQQASWIEVRREFLDFFLPPRYYQRLEDEIRMHFQKPNEPFKEYLIDIRLQMRRAGFSSDKELERIYENMLPEYQLYTRRQDFRTLTELTHLVTNYEETRSRGGRALENRIPTQRQATGASYAADGDRMPTRRPQQAPSSGNALNGSLSRNACTSQSAVAPRPEAVNVRNACRNCGQSGHFEAECRNPRILFCWDCGQRGRRTSPEEPSVSPKSIGDTLHQYQGRIRATIHMEGQRFTATLDTGATHSFISEGLAQMLDNGRNTRDIRTQVKLADGTCRELTRALAANIYLGSERTPTILLVMSDALDDILLGMDFLCGIGATLLCGGQTLRLRPDDQRRPTTEPRSDQRRPTTQPRSDQRRPITEPRSDQRREPRSNPRDQPAEPRSDQRRTTRESHSNHEEPPMAHHSEPRSEQRSTSTEPRSTSEEPPMAHHAESHSDQRRTTTESHSTHAEKPQTTAQGEPRSTHRGQPREPCSDPDDQPSTSPRAPFRGTTSPATEDQPPCWRQALPVADATAVQRNPFRTSTKRVRFQDHVEETPEPSPPLCGTVNSVSHPTEDQVSFQTKEPETPDYPEPWVKEFLDQELAKFDTLSGVSHIAEHRIFMRTDRPLKQRYFPRNPAMRAVIDKQINELLRDGRIEPSKSPHSAPIVIAAKKNGEVRMCVDYRQLNEHSVPDAYPLPRIHQILERLRNAKFISTLDLKNGYWQIPVAPDSRECTAFTVPGRGLFHWRVMPFGLHSARFNAP from the exons ATGGGCGTCACATGGATAAGCTACCACAAAAAGATGGAATTAGAAACCATCCTCGGCGAGTTCGGACTCGACCGAAGCGGCACGGTAGATGAGCAACGTGCGCGGCTCATAGCATTCTCGCGGCAGCCTAACAATTCCGAGGAAATCCAGGATCGACTCGACGAACTGGAACGCCGGTTCGGGAACGCGCCCACCGGCGACGTCAA TACGTCACCAGCCACCGGGCGACGCCCGAAGGCGGAGGAGCCTGCGCGATCTGCGCATTCCCCGAGTGAAGCCGGCTTGGGAGCAATCTTAATCGATCGGATGACCAAGTGGGGCCTTTCGTTCGACGGGACGACGGATCCACTAGGATTCATAGAGCACATCGAGGAGCGTGCCGATACctgccggatcgaccggagatatctggcccaagccctggtggtgctgctggccgGCCGAGCCGAAAGTTGGTTCCGCACGAGCGGACTCCAACAAGCCAGCTGGATCGAGGTCCGCCGGGAGTTCCTTGACTTCTTCCTGCCACCGCGATACTATCAGCGGCTGGAGGATGAGATAAGGATGCACTTCCAGAAGCCCAACGAGCCATTTAAGGAATACCTTATCGACATCCGTTTGCAGATGCGCCGGGCCGGATTCTCTTCGGacaaggagctggagaggATCTACGAAAATATGCTGCCGGAGTATCAACTCTATACCCGGAGGCAGGATTTCCGCACGCTGACCGAGCTAACGCATCTCGTGACCAACTACGAGGAGACACGCAGCCGAGGCGGAAGAGCGCTTGAGAACCGGATCCCGACTCAACGCCAGGCCACAGGAGCCAGCTACGCAGCCGACGGAGACAGGATGCCCACTCGACGACCTCAACAGGCGCCCTCTTCAGGCAACGCCCTCAACGGTTCCCTTAGCCGGAACGCTTGCACCAGCCAGAGTGCAGTGGCACCACGACCAGAAGCCGTCAACGTTCGCAACGCCTGCCGGAACTGTGGCCAATCCGGTCACTTCGAAGCCGAATGCAGGAACCCACGGATCCTATTCTGTTGGGATTGCGGCCAACGAGGACGCAGGACG TCACCCGAGGAACCCTCCGTATCCCCGAAGTCAATAGGAGACACTCTCCATCAGTACCAGGGACGCATCCGCGCTACCATCCACATGGAGGGACAGCGGTTCACAGCTACCCTGGACACCGGAGCCACCCACAGCTTTATTAGCGAAGGGCTGGCTCAAATGCTGGACAACGGAAGGAACACACGGGACATCCGTACCCAGGTAAAACTCGCCGACGGAACATGCCGCGAGCTGACCAGAGCTCTGGCGGCAAATATCTACCTCGGAAGCGAACGGACGCCCACCATTCTCCTTGTGATGTCGGACGCACTGGACGACATACTCCTAGGAATGGACTTCCTCTGTGGAATCGGAGCAACCCTGCTCTGCGGCGGGCAGACCCTCCGACTGCGACCGGACGACCAGCGAAGACCcacaacagagccacgctctgaccagcgaagaccaacaacacagccacgctctgaccagcggaGACCAataacagagccacgctctgaccagcgaagggagccacgctccaaccCACGGGACCAGCccgcagagccacgctctgaccaacGAAGAACGACGAGGGAGTCACACTCCAACCACGAAGAGCCACCAATGGCACACcactcagagccacgctctgagcAACGAAGCACATcgacggagccacgctccacatCCGAAGAGCCACCAATGGCACACCACGCAGAGTCACACTCTGATCAGCGAAGGACGACaacggagtcacactccacTCACGCCGAGAAGCCACAGACGACAGCCCAAGGAGAGCCACGCTCTACCCATCGAGGGCAGCCAAGGGAGCCATGCTCCGATCCCGACGACCAGCCAAGTACCTCGCCTCGAGCGCCGTTTCGAGGCACAACATCACCAGCGACGGAGGACCAGCCGCCCTGTTGGAGACAGGCTTTGCCCGTGGCAGATGCCACAGCCGTGCAACGGAATCCCTTCCGTACCTCCACAAAACGTGTCCGCTTCCAGGATCacgtcgaggaaacgccggAGCCGAGCCCGCCCCTATGCGGAACCGTCAATTCGGTGAGTCATCCCACAGAGGATCAGGTCTCTTTCCAGACAAAGGAACCCGAGACGCCGGACTACCCCGAGCCTTGGGTGAAGGAGTTTCTGGACCAGGAACTGGCCAAGTTTGATACTCTTTCAGGGGTATCACACATCGCAGAGCATCGCATCTTCATGCGCACCGATCGACCCCTTAAACAGCGGTACTTTCCACGGAATCCAGCCATGAGGGCCGTCATTGATAAGCAGATCAATGAACTCCTCCGAGACGGACGCATTGAACCATCGAAAAGCCCACACAGCGCGCCCATCGTAATCGCGGCCAAGAAGAATGGCGAAGTCCGCATGTGCGTGGACTACCGCCAGCTTAACGAGCACTCCGTGCCGGACGCATATCCGCTTCCGAGGATCCATCAAATCTTGGAGCGACTCCGAAACGCGAAATTCATCTCGACGCTGGACCTCAAAAATGGGTATTGGCAAATCCCAGTGGCCCCGGACAGCCGGGAGTGCACGGCGTTTACCGTTCCCGGAAGAGGGTTGTTTCATTGGAGAGTCATGCCTTTCGGACTTCACTCCGCACGTTTCAACGCGCCTTAG